Proteins co-encoded in one Paracrocinitomix mangrovi genomic window:
- a CDS encoding T9SS type A sorting domain-containing protein encodes MKNLYALVGSLLISATLFAQTTEYTTGQTYGDGWTGWSTPVTSNVTSSSVNGIYLYTFNGNTSDSYTIEMYRQFDINSNDIDIYLNATCENATVSIEHSTDGVSYTQIGSGTWGSGFSMSSVIVPTFDPQVSNFYLKLKIAGTFGSPGQAVFNNLKIDAVVNTGASIGASFELNNRMVFSQDILKVIDPIGEYQVEVFNINGQRVHFESNLTEMSTADFVQGIYFAALTTKEGRRKTIKIVKQ; translated from the coding sequence ATGAAAAACTTATACGCTCTAGTGGGATCTCTATTGATCTCCGCAACTCTTTTTGCCCAGACTACTGAATATACTACCGGGCAAACTTATGGTGATGGATGGACAGGATGGTCCACTCCTGTAACTTCTAATGTGACAAGTTCTAGTGTAAATGGTATTTACCTTTATACATTTAATGGAAACACAAGTGACAGTTATACAATTGAAATGTATCGTCAATTTGATATCAATTCAAATGACATTGATATTTACTTGAATGCTACATGTGAGAATGCTACGGTATCTATAGAACATAGTACTGATGGAGTTTCTTACACTCAAATTGGTAGTGGAACATGGGGATCTGGGTTTTCTATGTCTTCAGTAATCGTTCCTACTTTTGATCCACAAGTATCCAATTTTTATTTAAAATTGAAAATAGCTGGAACTTTCGGTTCACCCGGACAAGCTGTTTTTAACAACCTTAAAATTGATGCTGTTGTAAATACAGGTGCCAGCATAGGTGCATCATTTGAATTAAACAACAGAATGGTTTTTAGCCAGGATATTTTAAAGGTAATTGATCCAATTGGCGAGTATCAAGTTGAAGTGTTCAATATCAATGGACAAAGAGTTCACTTTGAGAGCAATTTAACCGAGATGAGCACTGCGGATTTTGTTCAGGGAATTTATTTTGCCGCTTTAACAACAAAGGAAGGCAGAAGAAAGACAATCAAAATTGTAAAACAATAA
- a CDS encoding MBL fold metallo-hydrolase: MQNIKPKLLLYFSWLFLFACESTDSFENNVEGNPQPITSINPVKTSSIVILGTCQDAGSPHINCQKKCCATLKANKDNSRLVVSLGIVDTDKKQRFLIEASPNMNEQISDLHKHAGFGEDDIPDGIFVTHAHIGHYTGLMQLGKEGCNAQGVKVMAMPKMVNYLSSNGPWDQLVNYQNIKLIELNNRQAFAANENISITPIQVPHRDEYSETVGFQITGPNKSALFIPDIDKWDRWEDNIVEWVAKVDYLLIDGTFYDENELDNRNMNEIPHPFVVESMSLFDQLSDNEKDKIYFIHINHSNPLLNEESAEYKKVISSGYHIAKKGDVLPL; the protein is encoded by the coding sequence GTGCAAAACATTAAACCAAAGCTACTCCTGTATTTTTCCTGGCTTTTTTTATTTGCCTGTGAAAGTACCGACTCATTTGAAAATAATGTTGAAGGTAATCCTCAGCCTATAACCTCAATAAATCCTGTTAAAACTAGCAGTATTGTTATTCTGGGCACTTGTCAAGATGCCGGTTCTCCACATATTAATTGTCAAAAAAAATGCTGCGCTACTTTAAAAGCCAATAAAGACAATAGCAGGTTGGTGGTTAGTTTAGGGATAGTTGACACTGATAAAAAACAGAGATTCCTAATTGAAGCTAGTCCTAACATGAATGAGCAGATATCTGATTTACATAAACATGCAGGTTTTGGAGAGGACGACATTCCTGACGGAATATTTGTAACACATGCTCATATTGGACATTACACTGGATTAATGCAGCTAGGAAAAGAGGGCTGCAATGCGCAAGGTGTCAAAGTGATGGCTATGCCAAAAATGGTGAATTATCTGAGCAGTAATGGTCCCTGGGATCAATTGGTGAACTATCAAAATATCAAATTAATTGAACTCAACAACAGACAAGCATTTGCTGCTAACGAAAATATCTCTATAACTCCAATACAAGTTCCACACAGAGATGAGTATTCTGAAACTGTTGGATTTCAAATCACCGGTCCAAACAAATCTGCTTTATTTATTCCGGATATTGACAAATGGGACAGATGGGAAGACAATATTGTAGAGTGGGTGGCCAAAGTTGATTATCTGTTGATTGATGGTACCTTCTACGACGAAAATGAACTTGACAATAGAAATATGAATGAAATACCTCATCCATTTGTTGTAGAAAGCATGTCTTTGTTTGATCAACTTTCTGACAATGAAAAAGACAAAATATATTTCATTCATATTAATCACAGCAACCCTCTGTTAAATGAAGAAAGTGCTGAATACAAGAAAGTAATATCTTCAGGATATCACATTGCTAAAAAAGGAGATGTACTTCCTCTTTAG
- the moaCB gene encoding bifunctional molybdenum cofactor biosynthesis protein MoaC/MoaB: MVDITAKTNTLRIAVAQAILKVSSQDTIDAIKQNKVPKGDVFEMSKAAGLLGVKKTPDLLPDCHPIPIEFTGITYEIEGLSITINVTVKTIYKTGVEVEAMHGASVVALNMYDMLKPIDKGVEIGSIKLLSKKGGKSDFKDKFIDSSHLKAAVIVCSDTISAGQKEDKAGKAIVEKLKSYNIDVIAYNIIPDERDDIRSKFESFVHEKTNLIIYTGGTGLSVRDVTPDSLEDLIDKRIPGVEEAIRSYGQERMPFAMLSRSLVGVKDNSLLMCLPGSTNGAKESMDAVFPFILHLFGILKGAKH; the protein is encoded by the coding sequence ATGGTAGATATCACAGCTAAAACAAATACTTTAAGAATTGCTGTAGCACAGGCGATTTTAAAGGTGAGTTCTCAAGATACAATTGACGCAATAAAGCAAAACAAGGTTCCTAAGGGAGATGTTTTTGAAATGTCTAAAGCCGCAGGTTTACTTGGCGTAAAAAAAACACCGGACCTACTTCCCGATTGTCATCCAATTCCAATTGAATTTACAGGAATTACGTACGAAATTGAAGGCTTATCGATTACAATCAATGTAACGGTAAAAACAATATATAAAACAGGTGTGGAAGTTGAAGCAATGCATGGTGCAAGCGTAGTGGCTTTAAACATGTACGATATGCTTAAACCTATTGACAAAGGCGTTGAAATTGGTTCAATTAAATTGCTTAGTAAGAAAGGTGGAAAATCTGATTTTAAGGACAAATTTATTGATAGCAGTCATTTAAAAGCAGCTGTAATTGTTTGTTCAGATACAATTTCTGCAGGACAAAAAGAGGATAAGGCAGGAAAGGCAATTGTAGAAAAACTGAAGTCATATAATATTGATGTAATTGCATACAATATCATTCCAGATGAGAGAGATGATATTAGAAGCAAATTTGAGTCATTTGTTCATGAAAAAACTAACCTCATCATTTATACTGGAGGAACTGGCTTATCAGTAAGAGATGTTACACCTGATTCACTGGAAGATTTGATTGACAAACGAATTCCGGGTGTGGAGGAAGCTATTCGTTCATATGGTCAAGAAAGAATGCCTTTTGCTATGTTGTCAAGAAGCTTAGTGGGAGTCAAAGACAATTCTCTACTCATGTGTTTACCGGGATCAACAAATGGAGCGAAAGAGAGTATGGATGCTGTTTTTCCTTTTATTTTACACCTTTTTGGTATATTGAAGGGTGCAAAACATTAA
- a CDS encoding chaperone modulator CbpM, with protein MKKEGYIAVAHLCTVYELESSFFSALNDHDLIQIDIIQQIEYIHDDHIDRLEKIVRLHRELDVNLAGIDVILNLLERVNEKDEYIIQLENKLNNIDDSSL; from the coding sequence ATGAAAAAGGAAGGATACATAGCCGTAGCACATTTGTGTACTGTTTACGAATTAGAATCTAGCTTTTTCAGTGCTTTGAATGATCATGATTTAATTCAAATAGACATTATTCAACAAATAGAATACATCCATGACGATCATATTGATCGATTAGAAAAGATTGTTCGTTTACATAGAGAACTGGATGTAAACCTTGCAGGAATTGATGTTATCTTGAATTTGCTTGAAAGGGTAAATGAAAAGGATGAATACATCATACAACTAGAAAATAAGCTAAACAATATTGATGACTCATCATTGTAA
- a CDS encoding DnaJ C-terminal domain-containing protein — protein MAYIDYYKTLGVSKNATPDEIKKAYRKLARKYHPDVNPNDKEAEKKFKEINEANEVLSNPENREKYDKYGENWKHADEFEKAGRSSGGQQQAGYEQYSGEDFSDFFSSMFGGGFGGGKSRSSVKFKGQDYHAELQLNLTDVFESHKRTLTVNNKNIRLTIPAGVTNGQVIKIKGKGGAGMNNGPSGDLYIKFNIVNNTSFKRDKSNLYSQVNLDLYTALLGGEITVSTFNGKVKLKIKPETTNGTKVKLAGKGFPVYKKEGKFGDLFITYNIELPTKLSDKEKELFEQLKALRK, from the coding sequence ATGGCGTACATTGATTACTACAAAACACTGGGTGTTTCAAAAAATGCTACTCCGGATGAAATAAAAAAGGCCTACAGAAAATTGGCAAGGAAGTATCATCCAGATGTCAATCCTAATGACAAAGAAGCAGAAAAAAAATTCAAAGAAATAAATGAGGCCAACGAAGTTCTGAGCAATCCAGAAAACCGTGAGAAATATGATAAATACGGCGAAAACTGGAAACATGCGGATGAATTTGAGAAGGCCGGAAGATCTTCAGGAGGTCAACAACAAGCCGGATATGAACAATATTCAGGAGAGGATTTTTCTGATTTTTTCAGCTCTATGTTTGGGGGAGGATTTGGTGGAGGAAAAAGCAGAAGTTCAGTCAAATTTAAAGGTCAGGATTACCATGCTGAATTACAGTTAAACTTAACAGATGTGTTTGAATCACATAAACGTACCTTAACTGTAAACAACAAAAATATTCGCCTTACAATTCCTGCAGGAGTAACTAATGGTCAAGTAATTAAAATCAAAGGCAAAGGTGGTGCGGGAATGAACAACGGTCCTTCGGGAGACCTTTATATCAAGTTCAATATTGTAAACAATACCTCTTTTAAACGAGACAAATCAAATTTATATTCTCAGGTCAATCTTGATTTGTATACCGCTTTATTAGGAGGAGAAATTACGGTGAGCACTTTTAATGGAAAAGTTAAACTCAAAATAAAACCTGAAACTACAAATGGCACTAAAGTGAAGCTGGCAGGTAAAGGTTTTCCTGTTTATAAAAAAGAAGGCAAATTTGGAGACCTATTCATTACCTATAATATTGAACTCCCTACCAAATTAAGCGATAAAGAGAAGGAATTGTTTGAACAATTAAAAGCACTTAGAAAATGA
- a CDS encoding molybdenum cofactor biosynthesis protein MoaE has translation MSESQYKNIFVEGAISAEKIATSIAHHQVKTQIGAHDIFLGQVRADEIDGKEVQAIEYTAYDEMALKTIHEIREAAFEKFDLTCMHIYHSKGVVKSGEICLFVFTSSAHRKPAMDACRWIVEEIKEKAPIFGKELFEDDSYQWKVNQ, from the coding sequence ATGTCAGAATCACAATACAAAAACATATTCGTAGAAGGAGCAATAAGTGCTGAAAAAATAGCAACTTCTATTGCGCATCATCAAGTTAAAACGCAGATAGGTGCCCATGACATTTTCTTAGGTCAAGTACGTGCTGATGAAATTGACGGAAAAGAGGTTCAAGCTATTGAATATACAGCATATGACGAAATGGCTTTGAAAACTATTCACGAGATTAGAGAAGCTGCATTTGAAAAATTTGACCTTACCTGTATGCATATCTATCACAGTAAAGGAGTTGTAAAATCAGGCGAAATTTGTCTTTTTGTTTTTACTTCATCCGCTCACCGCAAACCTGCAATGGACGCCTGTAGATGGATAGTAGAAGAAATAAAGGAAAAAGCACCAATATTTGGTAAAGAATTATTTGAGGATGATTCATACCAATGGAAAGTAAATCAATAA
- a CDS encoding MoaD/ThiS family protein, translated as MKLKLVYFAQISDITGKSKEIIDLVEGNTTEDLTKLLETMYPQLINSVYKIAVNQLLIVDKVELSENTEVALLPPFAGG; from the coding sequence ATGAAATTAAAACTGGTTTACTTCGCGCAAATTTCTGATATCACAGGAAAATCAAAAGAGATAATTGATCTGGTAGAGGGAAACACAACTGAGGATCTCACCAAACTATTGGAAACTATGTATCCTCAATTGATTAATTCAGTTTATAAAATTGCAGTAAATCAATTACTGATTGTAGATAAGGTTGAATTATCTGAAAATACCGAAGTTGCTTTATTACCGCCCTTTGCCGGAGGATAA